The following proteins are encoded in a genomic region of Micrococcaceae bacterium Sec5.8:
- a CDS encoding multidrug efflux SMR transporter, translated as MMAARGAPANTLAWLILLASAVLEAVWATALGLSDGFTQPVPTLVFAVTASLSMAGLGLAVKSIPLGTAYAVWVGIGAALTVGWAMATGVEPASPLKLLFIAGVVGCAAGLKLLPATPKAPEAPFPGGSPHV; from the coding sequence ATGATGGCTGCCCGAGGTGCCCCCGCGAACACTCTGGCCTGGCTTATTCTGCTCGCCTCCGCCGTCTTGGAAGCAGTCTGGGCCACGGCGCTGGGCCTCTCCGACGGCTTCACTCAACCCGTGCCCACGCTCGTGTTCGCGGTGACCGCGTCGCTGAGCATGGCGGGTCTGGGCCTGGCCGTGAAGAGCATTCCCCTCGGCACCGCCTACGCCGTCTGGGTGGGAATCGGTGCGGCATTGACTGTCGGCTGGGCGATGGCGACCGGCGTCGAGCCTGCTAGCCCGCTGAAATTGTTGTTTATCGCCGGAGTTGTGGGCTGCGCGGCCGGACTGAAGCTGCTGCCGGCGACGCCGAAGGCGCCGGAGGCGCCCTTCCCGGGGGGATCTCCCCACGTTTGA